Genomic segment of Glandiceps talaboti chromosome 17, keGlaTala1.1, whole genome shotgun sequence:
tatttttaaatttagaattattttgttttattaactTATAGGTCACATCCAAAGTGACTTTGTTTCTGTACATAATTAGCGCTGAGAGCGGACATGGCAGAATTTTTTTACTTTACTCGataaacgaccgctcctgaggtttaatttggttcaaatcatgtcaaaatatttcgGGGAcgcccctttcagaccatcggAATTTTCATACCCCCCCCTTCGAACCCTCAAATTTgttaatgcccccccccccaatttctccccagcccccctgtcgtaaattctgaccccagccttatGATTAGGTTCCTCCTGACGTCACAACTCACAACAtagatattatcaatattatactaCGACTAGAcagacttggccaatcagagacCTTGATTTCTGTTGGCTATATGAAGCCATAACCCACGCTTTCTCAATATTCGGTCTGTAAGGTGACGTGACTCTGATACATTTCTTACACATCTcactgtctgtttgtttgtttgtcatctatttccgcatccactatttcttacgagacttcacaatttttgctgttttattattttattctcgaatacgtaaaaaagaagtgtagggtcggcgtgaaaaactaggtagggtcgggtaaccggaactaattttttttaggcctaagtatctccaagtacagcccaatgtgagaagtactgtaaaatttgatattaaataagtGTGGTAGGAAAATTAATTACTGCCTATGTTTGCCCAAGACAAAAAATGATGCTAATTTTCTGAAAGTGAGTGTCGAACTCGTACTATACAAGTATAacatctttaattccaaaactagtGAGTAGTGAGCAGactgggctgaaatttaatggggatgcattggggggggggtgtataatagaagaaatattaaaaatataatgatctcatcaacgattgcaaattaggtgtaaaaatgtgaattttggtcaaaaacttatgtttgaaaaagtacttggtcaatgagactgaaatttggtgacatgtttctagaagtgttattctgcagattttgttcaaaacattttgacacaattggccctagtaaccatgaccatgcacttagcaacaaccaaatgccaatatattttgataaaataacaacatcatctggtaggcaagtgagtaaacattcataaaatgtatgcaaatatccctagcaaccatgaccacgcccatagcaacagctaaacgATTGtgaatattacaaagataacagggattcttagacaagtgaacaaacattcaaaaatgtatgccaatatgtttagcaacaagaccacgcccatagcaacagccaaataatcgcatatattgcaaaagtaacagcagggattaatagacaggTGATAAtacattcagaaaatatatgcacatatacctagcaacaagacaacgcccgtagcaacagccaaattatcgcACGTATTGCAAAGACTATAACATgactggataggcaactggataatcattcagcaaatgaacacctatataTCTAGCATGGaccagcatgtggataaacatttttaaaaactgtaaagttgtgctacaacgccattggcgcatTTTGTTATTATCTGCAGTAATTCATACAGTAACGGGGCAAATATAAGATAGTAATAAATCGACCTGTTGACGAATAACAGTCTTCattggcatatggacattaTTTTCCGCGAAGTGAGCCAAAGACATATCATAAATATCAATAAAGCAAACACCTAAACCCTCAAATACACGTCTCAATGTTTGGTTCATCGTGTACAGTGTCCAGTCACTGCTGTGAATGTGTGATTCCTGTGTTTTGTGCTCCCGTGGATGGGAACCCTTTATGATAACAATGATGTCGGGACATAGGGTTTTCAGTCGTAGTATTGCCTGGCGAACATGTAAGAGTCTTTCTATGTAGGACTTTTGGGTCCACGATGTAAAATGATAGGATAGACTTAAGACAATGATTATATTGCAATCATCTGTCCCAAGGGTATTGATAAAATCACTTTCGAATATCTGGTCCCTTAGATTAAAAGTTCTAGATCCTATTACAATTGCATGAAATCGGAATATAACACTTGTGTTGTATTTGGTGTTTGTCCATCCTCGCCTCATGTGATGTGTAGTTACTCTTTCATTGAAGAGGACTGTAACAGCTTCATGCCATTGCCTGAGTGTCGAATCTCccaataaatatacattctttCCTTCAAGGCATCCTATCGCTTCATCTGTAGACCAGTGACGTGCTGCACAAACCAGAGATGTCCACTTATTATCACTCTCCCAGAAACCATCAGAAGTAGGTATTGGTAGATCAGGTCCACAAGATGGACGCGTTATGTTCACTACCTGACTGGCATCTGTATCTGAAATAAATTCAACTGTTTTACCATACCTATGTCATTCTTAAGATGTATCAAAACTTTCCTCGAAACCCAAAACTTTTCTCTCTTCTTTCACacaacatttcaattcaatttgtgACAATTATTAATGTTTTAAACAAGACTATATTTTGCCTGAAACCCATCATATTTGTTATACTGAGTTCATAAAAGTAGTCATTTcatgaacatcagttgccatgacaatataaatattcatattatgtgtatttattGCAAAAGTAGACataaatgatatgatattatataggAAAATATTTCCTTATTTATTGTACTTATGAGTTTGTGACATTCGTTGTAAAACAGGATAGTTGTTTCCATGAAAACATAAAGGAGAAGATTAAGAATGCCATGTTTTGGTTAAAAATATATGCCTCTGACAATAACATAATAATGATATGAATACTAATAGATTTATACTTAATATCCATCATATACAAGGTAATTTATTTATGCCGAGTTCAAAAAGGTAGCCATTTCAAGAATATCAGTAACCAAAATCATCATATTATAATGAATGTTTCTACAAATTAGCGATAACATATGGAAGAAAAATTGTAGGAACTAATTTAATTGTGCAAACTGTTTATGAGTCGGTGAAATCCAGATGAAATAAAACAGgttagctgtttccatggaaactgtagattttaaaaaaatatatgtttggaaataatataaaatatgccTCAACGTGACAAAAAGTGACTTTTGATAATACACGCTATGTTTTCGTTACAAACATGTTATCTGGTGTGCTGTGTAATTCGAGTTCATAAAAGtagtcattttattttaaaacgtGTTATTATTCAATTATTACGATTTTATTGTTAGAGGCATATATTTTACCATAACATTTTactttatgtttccatggtgacaGCTAtcctattttagacaatttgtatttacatgtacagatatcaacaacaacaactcatgTAATTCTGTATGGGTCTACAAACTGTCCAGTGATTcttaattacatttttattcaagCCAAGCAGTTTGTTTTCCAGGCCAGTAGATCTGCACTATTACCTTCTTTCCATGTTTTATCGAACATCTCAAACAGTTGTATAAGATTGAAAAACAAATTGCTATTAGAAATAACAGGCAAGATAATTTTTATCAGAAATGGTCATTGCTAGATAATCTCAACTAAGGTATTTCTTTTAGTTGCCATGACTTTGtctaaattatattttgtagcTAGGGACAGCATTGTTTGTTctgtaataaaaacaacaaaaaacaacccAACAACTCATGCATGCCAAAAAGAGCAcaatttttttcctaaattttattttcttaatGTCTATCTTTTCAAACATCATAATATGGTGCTTTTGGTTATCATGGTACCtaatgttttactttttaactcagtatattaaatatcaaattgttgtggttatcaaataaaaatatattgttattcGATCATCGATCAAATTATTATATCGgcatatattttatcaaaacatgATATTTTTCAGCCTTCTTTATGTTTCTATGGAAAAAGCTTTCCCATTTTTAGACAATTTGTattacaacagatatcaccaaCTTATACATGCCAAAAGCAAGGATGtctttttccaaaatttgttttcTCATGTTTCA
This window contains:
- the LOC144448204 gene encoding NXPE family member 4-like; amino-acid sequence: MRCTHGEYADDDSNKLSRLDSNGRKDQRLLRKSNIVNVVLDTFDANGRKRLSGGDFYFAVMVNAEKRKATAGRVVDHSNGTYNVYFYAGWSGHANITIILRHPGEEVDWIQRVVRPQERRVRWIGNFKDGKKQENSACYVYGGTTWKDKCEYRNENSLGSTLFLCDKPKNLTCDKIVTTHSEIPSMGTYIRKLLSSEKRYLFSSNLFFNLIQLFEMFDKTWKEDTDASQVVNITRPSCGPDLPIPTSDGFWESDNKWTSLVCAARHWSTDEAIGCLEGKNVYLLGDSTLRQWHEAVTVLFNERVTTHHMRRGWTNTKYNTSVIFRFHAIVIGSRTFNLRDQIFESDFINTLGTDDCNIIIVLSLSYHFTSWTQKSYIERLLHVRQAILRLKTLCPDIIVIIKGSHPREHKTQESHIHSSDWTLYTMNQTLRRVFEGLGVCFIDIYDMSLAHFAENNVHMPMKTVIRQQVDLLLSYICPVTV